One genomic window of Quercus robur chromosome 6, dhQueRobu3.1, whole genome shotgun sequence includes the following:
- the LOC126690011 gene encoding TMV resistance protein N-like, with product MATQATSSSPSSTSSSSSSSCPRWKYDVFLSFYGVDTRMNFTDHLYTALKQKSIITFRDDEKLERGKYISPKLLKAIEESKYTIIILSTNYASSRWCLIELAKIVECMKKTRLTVLPVFYHVDPSDIRNRRGTLAEAFAKHEKDTKVNTKDVQAWKAALRDVGHIAGWHVHDRYESKVIQEIIGRICIELYHKFSSVCEDLVGMDSRVEEMLGSYLGEGLGDVHFVGICGMGGMGKTTLAQEIYRRISSNFEVSKFIANVREETKNQGLVSLQKQLLSKTLMESEINISNVYEGINVIRNTLCNKKVFIVLDDVDGEEQLEALAGKHDWFGAGSRIILTSRDSHFLQRNEVDGVYKIKGLNDYEALKLFSWSAFKKPHPKENYVDLCKYFVNYAKGLSLALKVVGSLLYAKGRNEWKSALDRLKEEPNRTILDILQISFDGLTNSEKGLFLDIACFFKGEKKDCLSDILESFGYYPDYNIGVLKDKSLITIDDYGILWMHDLLQDMGQEIICRESPREPGRRSRLWIYKDVIHVLKNNIGTEAVEGIMIKVPIQKMQHLHAETFSKMKNLRFLKIGDEKFPQDFINGTMQLPKSLNYLSDELRIIEWLRYPFKSMPTSFQPNRLVELRMRCSYIKQLWKGIMNLDELRLIDLSDSQNLIEMPDLSGAPKLKQLILQRCIRLSKIHASLGNLKCLIRLDLNGCKSLESLTPKISLEALEILDLVGCSRLKKFPEIVGNMPRLSELCLSGSAIKDLSISTKYLTGLIKLDLRDCKNLSSLSNACCCSMSLKILTLSGCSKLNELPEDLGNIKGLKVLSLDGCKGLSSTSSNKLISFLLMKKRRVDPKGMLERSLSNLWSLTKLNLSYCNLQAIPDGLGCLSSLIELDLRGNNFVCFPESTARLSNMKVLFLNGCTHLRSLPKLPFDVRLIYVDGCTSLEILPLRPEDGPHPFLFLLNCGKFFNNEDNGDVLLKSLRHHTQFKGDEDIYRIIIPRREIPKWFRHQSVGTSVNLQVPSNKLWSLTKLNLSYCNLQAIPDGLGCLASLTELDLRGNNFVCLPESLFMQMVVPHWKYYH from the exons ATGGCCACTCAAGCAACTTCCTCCTCCCCTTCTTCaacttcatcatcttcttcttcttcttgcccTCGATGGAAATATGATGTGTTCCTCAGTTTTTACGGTGTTGACACCCGCATGAATTTTACAGATCATCTCTATACTGCTTTGAAACAAAAGAGTATTATCACCTTCAGGGATGATGAAAAACTTGAGCGAGGAAAGTATATTTCTCCAAAGCTCTTGAAAGCAATAGAAGAGTCCAAGTATACTATCATCATTCTTTCAACAAATTATGCTTCTTCAAGGTGGTGCTTGATTGAACTAGCAAAAATTGTTGAATGCATGAAAAAGACCAGATTGACAGTTTTGCCTGTCTTTTATCATGTGGATCCCTCTGACATTAGGAATCGGAGAGGCACTCTTGCTGAAGCCTTTGCTAAACATGAGAAAGATACCAAAGTTAACACAAAGGATGTGCAAGCATGGAAAGCTGCTTTGAGAGATGTGGGTCATATAGCTGGATGGCATGTGCATGACAG GTATGAATCAAAAGTTATCCAAGAAATCATTGGAAGGATATGCATTGAGTTGTATCATAAATTCTCAAGTGTTTGTGAGGACCTTGTTGGAATGGACTCACGTGTGGAGGAAATGTTGGGTTCATACTTAGGTGAAGGGTTGGGTGATGTTCACTTTGTTGGGATATGCGGGATGGGTGGAATGGGCAAAACAACTCTTGCACAAGAAATTTATAGAAGAATTTCAAGTAACTTTGAAGTTAGTAAGTTTATTGCTAATGTAAGAGAAGAAACTAAAAATCAAGGTTTAGTTTCTTTACAAAAACAACTTCTTTCTAAGACCCTCATGGAAAGTGAAATAAATATATCGAATGTTTATGAGGGAATCAATGTTATAAGGAATACATTATGTAATAAAAAGGTTTTTattgttcttgatgatgtggatgGAGAAGAACAATTAGAAGCATTAGCAGGGAAACATGATTGGTTTGGTGCGGGGAGTAGAATTATTCTAACAAGTAGAGATAGTCATTTCTTGCAAAGAAATGAAGTGGATggtgtatataaaattaaaggGTTGAATGATTATGAAGCTTTGAAGCTTTTTAGTTGGAGCGCTTTTAAGAAACCCCATCCTAAAGAAAATTATGTGGATTTGTGTAAGTACTTTGTGAACTATGCTAAAGGCCTTTCTTTAGCTCTTAAAGTTGTAGGTTCTTTGTTGTATGCTAAAGGAAGGAATGAATGGAAAAGTGCCCTAGATAGACTAAAAGAAGAACCTAATAGAACCATTTTGGATATACTTCAAATAAGTTTTGATGGGCTTACAAATTCTGAAAAAGGACTATTTCTagatattgcatgttttttcaaaggagaaaaaaaggaTTGCTTAAGTGATATACTGGAGAGTTTTGGTTATTATCCAGACTACAATATTGGTGTTCTTAAGGACAAATCTCTCATAACCATTGATGACTATGGAATTTTgtggatgcatgatttgctGCAAGATATGGGTCAAGAAATCATTTGTCGCGAATCCCCTAGAGAGCCTGGTAGACGTAGTAGGTTGTGGATTTATAAGGATGTCATTCATGTATTGAAGAATAATATT ggAACTGAGGCAGTTGAAGGCATAATGATAAAAGTTCCTATTCAAAAAATGCAACACTTACATGCTGAAACCTTCTCAAAGatgaaaaatttgagatttctcAAAattggtgatgagaaatttccACAAGACTTCATAAATGGTACTATGCAACTTCCAAAAAGTCTTAATTATCTTTCTGACGAGTTACGCATTATAGAATGGCTCAGATATCCTTTTAAATCTATGCCAACTAGTTTTCAACCAAACAGACTTGTTGAACTTAGAATGCGTTGCAGCTACATCAAACAACTGTGGAAAGGAATTATG AATTTAGATGAGTTAAGACTCATTGACCTAAGTGACTCCCAAAACTTGATTGAGATGCCAGACCTTAGTGGAGCCCCAAAGCTTAAGCAATTGATTCTTCAACGTTGTATAAGACTATCCAAGATTCATGCATCTCTTGGAAATCTCAAATGTCTTATTCGATTGGATCTAAATGGTTGCAAGAGCCTTGAGAGCCTTACACCTAAGATCAGCTTGGAGGCACTAGAAATTCTTGATCTTGTTGGTTGTTCAAGACTGAAGAAGTTTCCAGAAATTGTTGGAAATATGCCACGTTTGTCAGAACTTTGTTTGAGCGGGAGTGCTATAAAAGATTTATCAATATCAACAAAGTATTTAACTGGACTTATTAAATTGGATCTAAGAGACTGTAAAAACCTTTCAAGTCTTTCAAATGCCTGTTGTTGTTCGATGTCTCTAAAAATTCTCACTTTATCTGGGTGCTCAAAACTTAATGAACTGCCAGAAGATTTGGGGAATATCAAAGGTCTCAAAGTACTATCTCTTGATGGATGTAAAGGCTTATCATCTACATCATCAAATAAACTCATCAGttttcttttaatgaaaaaaagaagagtagaCCCCAAGGGCATGTTAGAGCGTTCTCTTTCTAATTTATGGTCTTTGACCAAATTGAATCTAAGTTATTGCAATCTTCAGGCAATCCCTGATGGTCTTGGTTGTTTGTCCTCTTTAATAGAATTAGATCTTAGgggaaataattttgtttgcTTTCCTGAGAGTACCGCTCGACTATCTAATATGAAGGTTCTTTTTCTGAATGGTTGCACACATCTTCGATCTTTGCCAAAGCTTCCATTTGATGTTAGGCTTATTTATGTAGACGGTTGTACCTCACTGGAAATATTACCATTAAGACCTGAAGATGGTCCTCATCCGTTCCTCTTTCTTCTCAATTGTGgtaaattttttaacaatgaaGACAACGGTGATGTGTTATTAAAATCACTAAGACATCACACTCAATttaag GGAGATGAAGACATTTATCGTATTATAATTCCTAGAAGAGAAATTCCAAAATGGTTTAGGCATCAAAGTGTGGGGACTTCAGTGAATTTGCAAGTGCCTTCAAATAAATTATGGTCTTTGACCAAATTGAATCTAAGTTATTGCAATCTTCAGGCAATCCCTGATGGTCTTGGTTGTTTGGCCTCTTTAACAGAATTAGATCTTAGgggaaataattttgtttgccTTCCTGAGA GCTTATTTATGCAGATGGTTGTACCACACTGGAAATATTACCATTAA